Part of the Henckelia pumila isolate YLH828 chromosome 2, ASM3356847v2, whole genome shotgun sequence genome is shown below.
CCTTTACTGTTAAATCATAGACTCCTCAATTTTTTCGGCACTTGTGCTATTCACACCCTTTCGAGTGATGAGTTAGAATTTATCtcttttgtttaaatttattaGTGTTTTTTTGGTAAATGTGAAGAACACTTCGTCTATCACAAAAATTTTcaaggattttattttgaaaccTTTGCTTTGAGATTGTCAAGAAATAGAATGTCTGTTAACATGGCGGGTGGCCTCATCACAGGCAAGGAAATTTAttaattagatatatattgTATTTCCTGCTGATGTTTTCAATCGAAAACTTGGGTTCTCCTATAAATTACTTATGGGGACTTTCTGCAGAGAAATGTAGATTCTGCATGGGTTCTGGCAGCGTGAGTGTGGAGCTTGGAGGGGGCGAAAAGGAAGTCTCGGGATGCATAAACTGTAACGGGGTTGGTTCTTTAACATGCACCACATGCCAAGGTAGTGGCATTCAACCTCGATATCTCGACCGCAGGTGCTTATCTCGTCTCTTCCATCCCCTCTGTCTCGACCATCAACTGTTATTTAACACTGCTCCTTGTGTACCTTCAGCATCAAATTGTGCAGTTGTAAATGTTAGAAACAAACTAATTCGAAACCAGGAAGATAAACAATTTATGTCAAAAACCCTTTCTAACACGAAAGAGGAAAATCGCTGCTGCACCGAATCTTCTCATTCTTATGAAAATCTTCTTGTGAGTACGAGTGAGAATCTGTGTTCTAGAGCTTAAAATTTGAATTGATATCCTTCTAGAAGTTGGATTCTTGGGGTTATGTAAAATTGAGCATCATCCCTTTTTTGGGTACTTAACATCCTTCTAGAAGTCGCACACTACACACACAAGTTCAATGTTTTGTTCCAAGCCTCTTTATATTCTTAGAATTACCTGTTTTCCCTGCTAATCCaaatatttttcttgattttcccTCCAACAGAGAATTCAAGGATGACGACTAGATACCGAAGAAAACGTTTCCACAGGGTATAAAGGGCCCTTCGACGGCAGCAATACAGTTTCGAGGGTTGAGGTTTTGTACCCAATTAATTTTGGGGTAAATCTTATTTATTCGGATGCCAAAATAGCTTGTTTGTGCCATTTTCAAATGTATCTTCAATGAGAAACTCCGAAATCAACCGAATATAACTTTGATCTTGTTTCTTTTCTTACAAGAAGCACGTGCATTAATTCTTTGTAAGAAGTTGAGACGTTATTGTATTTTTACAATCTTGTCTAGTCGTGATTCCGACATTTTTTAGTACCTCCCATCAATCTTCATCTCGGTTTACTCAAAACAACCTTAATACCAAAAACAGATCTCCTACTGTAATTGACTCCTAATGCACTGACTCTGTTGTAAAGAGGTATCTTAACCGGCCTTGTGGGAGACTTCGTGAGTTCGGACTTTCTTCACCCATTAACCGAAAAAACCAAACacgaaaagggaaaagaaaaaaCAGTTATAATATATGTATTGAAAAACCTTTGTGCTAGAGCATCTAAATGGACTTGTGATAGAGGTGAACAACTCTGCATGCTTGCATCCAGCTATTCTTTATCAGCTAATCCCCCAAGACACGACCCTTTCAGAGATCAAAAGATTTTGTACATAATTTATCAGCAACACATCACACTCCCTCCCCTTCCATTAAAACATACGCAGCTGAAGACATTTACAAGACAATTTCACACTGGGCAAAACTTGGGCACTTTCTTTGCAACCATGCTAATCGTACGCCATTGTCATTGAGAGAAAGGAATGTCTCCCTAAAATTAGAATTCTCAAAGAGATCCAAGGCAGCATAGTAGACATAGTCTTCAACACCTTCGATCTCATCCAATGCTTTTATGCActcggtgatcgtgaatctttCATTGGTAAGAGGATTGGTAGCTGTCCGTAATTTTGAAGAAGTAATCATGTCTAAGAGGGCTTTTGCCATCATGTCATTTGATTCTTGACTCCAGTTGCTTTGATCAGGTACAGAACACGCCTCGGTGGGCCGTTTTCTCTTTTTATCAGCTGTGTTCTGGCTAATGATTTGCGATGAAGATCCATTTCCTTGCACAAATTTTGATGTCGATGGAGTTTTGATGCATGGATTTCCACCGTCGGGACCTGAGACTTCGGTTCCAGCAGATTTGTCAAGTTCTTCATAGTGGCTTGATTGGGCATATTTTCCGTCTACACCAGAATCTGCAAATATTGTGCATAACTGCTCATAAATAGGACAATCCTTGGTCTTGGCTGGTTCAGTCTTGGGCTGTTCCTGTATGCATCGATATTTATAAACGGAAATAATGTGACAGATCAACATGTCATTAGCATATTTGTGGCTATGTATAAAAGGAGATATACCCCTATGTCATCCCATAGATCAAACCCCATGAAGCAAGGATCCTGCATTGCATCACTATGGTTAAAAGCAGATTGCAAATTGTGATAGCGTGTCCTGAGGACGTCCAGATGTTTCCTCAactgattgttgttgaaactgAGATTGGTCTGTCCGTTGAATTCTTCGCGAATCTGGTTCCAAGTCTTCTTGTCAAAAACATTATTAGCCCTATTCCCTAGTTGGATCTGCTTCACAACTATGTCTGCAAATATCTTATCAAGTGCTGGGGTCCATCGTGTTCTCAGACGCTCTTGCTTCAGTTGTTCGTCAATAGGTTCTGCGTCCATCTGCACACCCGAAAGAGTAACATACCATTTGAAAGAGAGCCAACATATTAccggggaaataaaatttaaataattgcgACACTGACAACTAGGGAACTACATAAGACACTTACCTTGACTTGATCCTCACCCCAGAATTGGCACAGGCGACTAAAATGCTGGTTCTGCTCCTCTGCAAGTGTGTGCCACATGACACTATCACCAGAATCAAATTTTCACGAGAAGACAATAAATTAGTTTAAAATATAGGTTATCTGATTAGAAGATTCTGTAAACTCCCTCTACTTGTCCTCCACACATTTACGAAAAAAAAGGTGATAACCAAACAAAACACAAATAGAACAAATTTCGTGCAAACATGCAACCTCATTACTCAAACTAATAAGCAGAGAATGCAAGATATCCACAATCAGATCATCTGCCCATGTGATAATTGTACAATATTCCAATGCAGCTGCTTTTCATCATTTCTCAATTAATCTGATTTTTCAAAACTATCAGGT
Proteins encoded:
- the LOC140881990 gene encoding L10-interacting MYB domain-containing protein-like: MWHTLAEEQNQHFSRLCQFWGEDQVKMDAEPIDEQLKQERLRTRWTPALDKIFADIVVKQIQLGNRANNVFDKKTWNQIREEFNGQTNLSFNNNQLRKHLDVLRTRYHNLQSAFNHSDAMQDPCFMGFDLWDDIGEQPKTEPAKTKDCPIYEQLCTIFADSGVDGKYAQSSHYEELDKSAGTEVSGPDGGNPCIKTPSTSKFVQGNGSSSQIISQNTADKKRKRPTEACSVPDQSNWSQESNDMMAKALLDMITSSKLRTATNPLTNERFTITECIKALDEIEGVEDYVYYAALDLFENSNFRETFLSLNDNGVRLAWLQRKCPSFAQCEIVL